aatgatattgagcgggtaattgactgtattatttaaggtggtcataccgtacctaccatgtatataacacattgaacattgaacacaagaaatggaagaaattccattatgcccatgtactttcaccatacataatcacaaaaaaaataaaagggcctgcaggaaaatataaatacagtacgcagaAATTAACTTTGATGGAATGTTTCTGAtcgtgcttcagcttcagatgccgtcaagaggggtctctggtcgtaatcagtcgcaagtccgtccctgaccaatcagcattcattagcagaatgctagcgtgtacggccaacaacggcccaaactgtaagaaatcgaaaggacataagtactcattcattggtcttttgaactataatctatattgaacttgcagAATCTACAATAacatttgcgatatttcaacgacaagcaggtgaaagagacatatttagccgtctagccccatagactcccattaattctggactcgcccgcgatcacacccagtggatgtctattggaactacaaccaagatcggtacaatggggcgtataggaagtgccgaggctcttcgtagacgggctctggtacgcatcaagcgagtactgtcgtaaatcccggaagtgttcttgatgcgtgctcgatctcgccgtttcaccgagcatacatcggaggtggctcgtgtgtacttgcaaccgctataaatcccaggatgcatttcgcactcgcagcagtacgatggcggacaatatggagaataCGCACAACTGTAAGCTATTATCTATAAGCTATTAATTGTAAGCTATTCaattattatattgtttcacGAATATcggtatttattatttttaacgtTTTTATTAGGCTATCATTGAATTCTCCAACCTGTCAAATCCTACTTGTTTTTCTCTGACGTTTTCACTTTTTCGGAGCGGGACAGCTAGCTCGCCCGGCCAGCTGCAGCCATCAGTCCTCAGTTCATAGATGATTACCTATTATAAAAACCTCAGGCAGATAGCCGTAACTCGACAGGCCTTGATATGATGGCCTTTATTATGCATTCAATTAATATAGGCTTACACGTTCTATTTTATCAAGGGACAATTGAAGAAACAAGGGCCCTCATCGAGTGGCGGGCGGCAAATGAAGCTCGGTTCACTGGCCTCCGCAACTCCTCTGCTACGGGATGGGAGTGAGTATTGAATGATTTTGAGTGCTTTCATTTCTTGGGGACGGTTCAAGTCGGGTTTCAGTAGTCTTAatttattatgaataatatgtTGCATGTTATTAAAGTGGCAGTGTGAATGTGCTTTAGGGACTACATTTCCACTTCATGAAGAAGTGGAACAATCTGAagctcaagtacaaagtaagtaTACGTTGCCTGTTTATCTGCTTTGTATTATATActgattatattatatatactgagCATTCCAGCGATTCCTTCATATGAAAATTAACCTAAACAATACCATTTCAGTGGCCCTTTAAATAGAGTAAGTGTAATTAAGTGTATTACATGAGAATAATTAGTTTGACAGTGCAGTTATTTCTATCCTGTTTTGCGTCGCTTAGGGACCCACCCACAGGCAGAGGTGTAGAGGCCGGTACAGCTGCTGCCGCCACCTGGCAGTGGTATGGTGCCATGGATGCTGCACTCCAGGGACATCACTCCATCTGTCCGCCCCTGGTTGTTGCATCCAACATGACTGCCACTACAGCTGGGGTAGTAAGCACACCGGCTTCTACCTCTTCTGCTGAGGAGGCCGGgggaagcagcagcagaaagaGACCCAGGGACAGTCTGATGGAGCTTTTGAGGGAGCAGGGAGAAagggacgaggagagagagagagaggcagtggcgagagaggcggagagggagagggcggcagCAGTCAGGGCTGAACGGTACCTGTCCCTGTTGGAAAAATTAATCTCCAAgatgtaaataaatattattctaAATTCATCTGCTCATTCTTGAAAGCAAAAGTGTATTTTTATGTTACATTTCACATGTATACTGGCAAATTCAGAGTTACACAAGGACTTCAGGAGGCAAGAGTTTGAAGAAGAAAATCTCTGCTTTATTAAGCATAAAAAACTGAGACGATATCTGCTGAAAgttgatgaaaaaaatatatgtacatCTATTGACAAAgctatgaatatatatacaaaaaataaattagggtgtgtgtgtgtgtgtgtgtgtgtgtgtgtgtgtgtgtgtgtgtgtgtgtgtgtgtgtgtgtgtgtgtgtgtgtgtgtgtgtgtgtgtgtgtgtgtagaggtaaTCATGTTCTTGCAGGCAAACATCCAGTCCCGCAGGAGCAGAAACATGGGCAGCAATCCTCGCCCGTGAAGCATTGCCTGACAGGTCCCTGTCATCTGCCTCCACGGTGTCACCTgggccatcctcctcctcctcctcatcatcctcctcctcctcctcctcctcctcctcctccaggataTCCCCTGCTGCCATGCAAATGTTGTGCAGGATGCAGCAGGCACCTACCACCTTGGGGGCAAACAGAGACCGGATCTCCAGATACCGCTGGAAGATGGGCCGCCAGCGGGTTTTGAGGATCCCGAATGACCTCTCCACAATGTTACGCCCTCTAGCGTGGTGCCTATTGTATCTAGCTTCAACCTGACCTGGTAATCAAAAATCACATGGATGTATCAGTGTCACCAAACTAACAAtttgtttctgtgcatgtgtgacagAAGAGAAGGTGCTTACCGGATACAGGGTGGCGGTATGGCGTCATGATGGCCACAGGACGCTGCAGGCATGGGTACCCTCCATCACCCAGCAAGAAGTACCCAGCTGGTGGGTACAGAGCCTGCCTATAAAAGGGAGAACGCCGGAGCACGAGGGCATCATGCACTGACCCCGGGGTCCCGATGTACACGTCAATAAATTGACCGTTTCCATCGCAGATGCCCTGCAGGATGATGGAAGTGAAGTGCTTCCAGTTAAAATAGCTCTTCTTCTGCTCTGCAGGTAGCAAAACTTTTATGTGGCATCCATCAATGGCCCCAGCAGCACATCTGAAGGCCTCGTGACCTGCAAGGCGAGCAAAGCCAGCCCCCaccgcctccatctcctctgccTTGGGGAAATGAATCACCCTGTGGAGGATGGccatcatctcctccaccacgccATGGACCATCTTGCAAACTGTGGACAGGGGCATCCCGAAGGCATCTGCCGTTACCCTGTACGATGCTCCACAGGCCAGCCAGTACActgccaccagcacctccacctcatTACTCCATCCATGGACTTTTTGCCGGGGCAGCAAGGCAAGCAGCCGGTTGAAGCTCTCCCTGGAGAGCTTCAGGTCTGAAGGCTGGCTTCAGGTCTGGCTTCAGGTCCCCTCCAGAGAAAAACACGGCTAGGATGGGCACAGTGATGTACAGCTGTGAGCTGATTTGGTCCTGGTaccaaacaaagaaaataaatatatttttatatgccAATGGTTAGGTTCATATATTTTTAGATTTATTgcttatttgtgtattttaatgtacaataatagtctgctgtataccagaattaaaaaacaatTTAACATTTTACTTGTTTGATCAGTAAAAAGGTAAGGGTAAATTCACTAAAGGAATCTTTCCTAGGGCtagttattttttaatacatttcagCCTGttttgtatattgtgtgtagCTTTAAGGGGCTTAAACTTTATACCCTGTGGTAAAAATGGAAAATTCACCCATTACAGTCAAGTATATGTGTCAATATCAACCGATAAAGCGAAATGTTAAAAACAAGCCATATCAATAAAACACATATGTGAGACAGACAACTGAGGATGGCTCGTCTCCTTAGCATCCCCCGCCGCATTCTAGCTCTCCGCTCAACGATGATCCTCCTCAGTTGGGCAGCCTCCTCTTCTGCTTGTAGAtagaggaaacccatcgcaacggcAATCCCTCTCAGATCCATCCTGTAatttaaaacaataacaattgcTTACTCTTAACTTAAACTGTTACTCTTAGCAAATGAAACATGCGAGATTCATCTGGCTCCCGAGCTAGCATTGCTATGCCATGTGTGAGCGAACGCAAGACAGAATTCCtgaacatatgcatgtgtgaataGTGTTAATCAAGCAATGTTACCTCAGTAATTTACCTGGGACGATGTGTGACAGTCTTGACATTTTGATCATTCATTACCCCCCTTTTAATGTTAATGGCCCAATGTGCACCAAGTGTGGTATTGGGGTGTGATTTCATCAAGTCATATAtttgtagcttaagttactcttaacttatgtatatatttatatagtatataatataataataataataataataataataataataataataatataagataatatataaatatatatatataaagtcgtgtgtgtagcctacatgacaggacacgcatatcttttcaatttttattcattcagaatatttacatactatttgaaaatgaaagaggctgggattttgttttatatcatttgtttatattgttcagtagtatatgcctaaatgaggccgtagcacagttaacggacgagcagaggtggtgacgtcatcgagtccgctgctgttcccaTTGCAGGTAGAcctacgtactcgcgtgctcgcaagtctgtgcttgaagtacggacttgccaagtacgtaggcctacttgtaagtcatcgagtccgtagtacgcgtgttaggaattgagaaacggcctggaCCCACCCCCCGCGGTcagccatggagctataaagatcgcagcatactCTGCGCggatacgtttctttctggagaagtgaagagggcgtcctactgaacggaggtgggtatcctacattatgttaaaagaAATTATTTAGTTCATGTGAATTCTCCCCAAAGGATTGCATTAACATCATtggcgaccattaaaatacattgaagggcaTTTGCGGTATGTTAATGAaatactttggggggaattcacttgaactaagtcattaGTTGGAAGACGGAATTTTTGCTTGATCTGAAACTGCGCAAACCTCTTGATTTTTTAGGGCGAGGTTGACCTGAACAACAGATAAACGACAGTAGGAAAGAATAATATTGAGAAAGAAATGCTCAATATGGAGTCAGGTAAGGTGGATTTATCTTCAGAAGCTCAGTCATTAAGTGAATCGTATATTGTTGCTGACATGAACATTTAGATAAGGTTCCGTAGGTTGGGGGCTATTTCTTTTCCACCCATAGATGTAGGCCTATAGGGGCATCTACGGATTGTCAAATCGACTAACCTTTATGCATtatttccttaacctttgtggaaaacgtcgtCAGGGGGCTCTACGGAATGTCAAATATCCTTTGCTTTAAtcctcctttccttaacctttgtgaaAAACGTCATCgcgtcaaggagagatgaaaatgtgcctcctttagaacataggaaaagacagtgCACTGTTTGCAATTAATTCGATTCCCCTTCTCCTAACCGACGTCGAGAATTCCTGCCCCGTAGCGTCTAGTGAAACTACAATTGTCCGAAGATGGACTAAAACAAGCGCTCTTTCGATCCATGCGCGGGTCAAGGGGAGGTGAAAAGTTGCTTCCTTTAAAaaataggaaaagacagcactgtttaaaatgaattcaaaCCACCTTTCCTCCAAGTAGGCTACTATAATATATAGCCTACCACAATAACACGTCTGAGTATGTATGTCAGGGAAAAaaagaatgtgtgcgtgtgtgtgtgggggggggggggatttaagaTACGTGACACATGCTctgtattctgcagaccacTTTCGAACTAGTTCGTAGTTGTTctggtgagtgtgcgtgcatgctatgcgtaggctgaatcgcaatcgctTCAAGACAAATCTGATTTGCCAATACACATTGAGGATAAAtgaaataatttaaaaataactaaaatatCATAACTGATATCCAACATCATATAGTCTTGTTTATTTtacgaaacaaaaacaaattcttAAAGTATTTTCGATAGATGTGCCTTCACAGAAATGTGAAATGTTAGGTTATCTAATAAATATGTTTAATCTTTATTTGCGTCATTCTTCATTTTGTGGTTAATTAAAATGTTGTAAAAACGTATTTATAATCAAACAAAAGATTAACGATTATTAGAAAATAATGACTAATTGTTCACataggctgcgcctatactcatagaatatatagagttacaatacgtaactatcgtttcagccatttactgtacaattcagaattgaatgagaggagggctgaggagggctgtcaatcaaatatcgcgcttcagaaacggccaatcataggtaAGCCCGTcttgccttggttccctccccatagtgccaaaactaaattcgcgcgcgagagcagaacatcattcgcgagaggctgaGGCTGTTTTGTGCGACCGAAGTTATTTCCCGCTCTCGCTTGCAACGAGGTAATGCTCTCGAGGAGCTGTTTTCCTCGCTCGGGGAGCAGCGCTCTGAGTGCGCGCGCGCTCGcaattaatatctacgcgtgtgatatgatataatacgcccgaatgcatgttttatcaaatgagtgctttatggcactaatgtgtcgccataacTATAGGGggctaatatatatttttatcattaccacaaacacatgtctgtcaaaaacaattatgtgtgtgtgtgtgtgtgtgtgtgtgtgtgtgtgtgtgtgtgtgtgtgtgtgtgtgtgtgtgtgtgtgtgtgtgtgtgtgtgtgtgtgtgtgtgtgtgtgtgtgtgtgtgtgggggggggggggggttatagaATTCTAGAGATACTAGGCTATTTATAGGCTCTGTATTCTGCCGACCACCCTAGAACTTGTTCGTCGTTGTTGTGTCAAAGTcccatttatttttatagcaCAGTATCAGACTCAGTAGTTATTCAAAGTGTtctaatgcaaaataaatataatgaaatatatatatatatatatatatatatatatatatatatatatatatatatatatatatatatatatatatatatatatatatatatatatataaataaaataaaataatcaaataattattattataattcaaGAAAAAACTTaataaagcaaaacaaaacaattgaaagcaatagaaaataaatgtgaCCACAGAATGTTATTAATaaatgtgtgtctggttgtgagtgtgcgtgcatgctatgcgtaggctgaatcgcaatcgcgtcaagacaaatctgattggccaatacacattgaagataatttaaataattttaaaattattaaaatgaTTGCTCTCGAAAGAATTATCCCTCTTTGAAGCTTCCACTCACTGTTTGCCTGCGCAAGATGTCAGTATTGTTGATGCATGCTTAGAAGCCGAAGGCGATATCtagtcagtatatatatatatatatatatatatatatatatactgactaGATATCGCCTAGAAATAGGctgtgtatattatatatatttatatacacagcCTACGTCTATGCTTTCCACCAACAAGACAGACATTTTTCAGGATTCGGTACCAGAATAGACTCATGAATCCAAAATGTACATTACACATATTGCACaggttttttctgtgtttttcggTACCTTTGTGTTAatcaattaattataaaaatgtgttattgtatttttgaaTGAACTTATAAATACCATAAATGATTGCACTTATAaattccattttattttcttaaattcCATAACTGCTACACGACCATTTGTCCATGTGATTTATTTCCATTTGCACAGcattgtagtaggcctacagaaaAGACAGGTACATAGACCTTGTTGTTGGGATGTATGAAAAAGCATAAATTAGGCTTTTCAATTACATAAAGTTCAGCCTAAAGTAATCGAAACATTAGGACAATAAGAACATGTCCATGCATCCAAAGCTTTGATTGCTACATTTATTAACTATAAAGCGGTCTATTTTAGATATATGTGCCCATTAATGGCAGCTTCTAGCAGTTATTTGTTGGCAAGGAATTGCCTGTAAATCTGCGTGCACTCTTTTGCAATATTTACACAAATCTGCAGTTCTGCTTTGACGTTGTCAACGTCCAGGCGGTTTCTTTCATTCTTCCATGCTGAGGTCATCATAGAGATCCGCCTCTTATAATACATCTATAAATCAATGGATTTGTCTAATCACATGGCCAAAACAAGGTCTCAAGGTCTTTAATAAAAGTTGCCCAGTGGCCGGATGTGATATTCCAATACTAGACCTATTGAATTATAAACTGAACATTTCTCAAGCTGGGAATATACCATTCATATGATATCATTACTAAGCATTGTGTTAGATTATCACCCAAAGATTTAAAAAGTAATTTGTGGACAAGACAATTTAATGGGCAGCATGTGCAATGTTCCACCCACAGGAGCAAAGGGACCGTGTCCAGACATGGGACAGAAGGTCCCAGAAGAAGAGCTGAGACTGATCCTGATTGGAAAGGTGGGATCTGGGAAGAGCGCCTCAGGGAACACCATCCTGGGCCGGAGTCACTTCGCGTCTAAGTTAAGCGGAAGCTCTGTTACCAAGGAATGCCAGCTGGGGACCAAGAACCATGTCTACTCTGTGAAGGAGAAGGCGGGGAAAAGgaagaaggtggtggtggtggtggacacgCCAGGTTTTGGAGGCACACACCTGACCAAGGAGCAGATCACCACGGAGGTCAGCAAATGCTTGGCCCTGACGGCCCCCGGCCCACATGCCTTCCTCCTGGTGGTCCAGGTGGGACGCTTCCCAGAGGGGGAGAACCTGGCCGTCAATATGATGGCTGATGTATTTGGTGAAGCGGCACTCCGCAATCAAACGGTGGTGCTGTTCACCAGGGGAGATGACCTGGAGGAGCCGATGGAGCAGTACCTGGCCTTCGCACCTCCTAGGCTCGGGGCTTTGATTCACAGGTGTAGAGACAGGTACCACGTATTCAACAACCGTATAAAAGATGTGAATCAA
This is a stretch of genomic DNA from Gadus chalcogrammus isolate NIFS_2021 chromosome 17, NIFS_Gcha_1.0, whole genome shotgun sequence. It encodes these proteins:
- the LOC130370249 gene encoding GTPase IMAP family member 9-like, whose translation is MLNMESGAKGPCPDMGQKVPEEELRLILIGKVGSGKSASGNTILGRSHFASKLSGSSVTKECQLGTKNHVYSVKEKAGKRKKVVVVVDTPGFGGTHLTKEQITTEVSKCLALTAPGPHAFLLVVQVGRFPEGENLAVNMMADVFGEAALRNQTVVLFTRGDDLEEPMEQYLAFAPPRLGALIHRCRDRYHVFNNRIKDVNQVDELLSKVEKVMEDNGGTYYTKSKENRNVWKVVVVVVLVGAVTVVAACVLGLELRRRLSPH